The genomic region ATTCACCACACGTACCGATCCACTTCCAGGAATTTCAAAAGTTTTATCATGAGAACCATACTCTTCGGCCTTTTTAGCCATCAACCCAACATTAGATACACTTCCCATGGTAGTCGGATCAAAAGCGCCGTGTTCTTTACAGAAGTCGATCACTTCCTGATAAATTCCGGCGTAACTGCTATCCGGAATTACTGCTTTAGTATCTTGGGTTTCATCATTCTTATTCCACATTTGGCCTGAGGTTCGAATCATGGCCGGCATTGAGGCATCGATGATTACATCGCTTGGCACATGCAGATTGGTGATGCCTTTATGAGAATTCACCATGGCCAGGTCAGGGCCATTTTCATAACATTTTTGGATATCAGCCTTAATCTCAGCTTGTTTGTCTTCCGGAAGTTCTTTGATCTTAGCTTCCAGGTCACCAAAGCCATTGTTAGGATCTACGCCCAATTCCTTCAGCGTCTCACCGTGTTTCTCAAACACATCTTTGAAATATACCCGTACTGCATGACCAAAAATGATTGGGTCTGAAACCTTCATCATTGTGGCTTTCATGTGCAGTGAAAATAATACGCCTTTCTCTTTTGCATCTTCTATTTCATTCTCCAAAAAATCGACCAATGCTTTTTTACTCATGGCAGAAGCATCGATAACTTCACCGGGAAGAAGAGGGGTGCTTTCTTTTAATACGATTACATTTCCATCTGTATCTACAAACTCGATTTTAACATCATCAGCATCTTTTAGCGTGACAGAACGCTCAGAAGAAGCAAAATCACTGTTACTCATAGTTGATACATGAGATTTAGAGTCAGAACTCCATTCTCCCATTGAGTGAGGATTTTTGCGCGCATATTCTTTGACTGCTTTAGGTGCACGCCGGTCAGAATTTCCTTCCCGCAAAACCGGATTTACTGCGCTTCCTTTTACTTTTCCGTAGCGCGACTGTATTTCTTTTTCTGTATCATTTTTGGGCTCTTCAGGGTAATCCGGAATGTTGTAACCTTTTTCCTGCAATTCTTTTATTGCTTCAACTAACTGTGGGATAGAAGCACTGATATTAGGAAGCTTCATAATATTGGCTTCCGGTTGTTTTGCCAGTTTACCGAGTTCAGCAAGATCATCTGAAACCTTTTGTTCTTCGGTTAGATAATCAGGAAAATTAGCAAGAATTCTTCCGGCGAGTGAAATATCTTTTGTTTCAACGTTTACTCCGGCAGCTTTTGTAAAAGCTTCCACGATGGGAAGAAATGAATGGGTAGCTAAGTAAGGACCTTCATCGGTTATGGTATAGAAAATTTTCGCTTTATCAGTGCTCATTTTAAATAAATAATTTACAGTTTTAATTAAATCTATGGTTGGGAAAAACTGATTCCGACAGAAAATATCGGGGTTGGAGTTTACAAATTTTAGAAGCAAAAGAACATCTGTAAGAATGTCGAATATTGATCTGCGGAATAATGAACATCGAAGTATTGACAATGGGATTTGCTATGACTTCCT from Gracilimonas sp. harbors:
- a CDS encoding NADP-dependent isocitrate dehydrogenase, which translates into the protein MSTDKAKIFYTITDEGPYLATHSFLPIVEAFTKAAGVNVETKDISLAGRILANFPDYLTEEQKVSDDLAELGKLAKQPEANIMKLPNISASIPQLVEAIKELQEKGYNIPDYPEEPKNDTEKEIQSRYGKVKGSAVNPVLREGNSDRRAPKAVKEYARKNPHSMGEWSSDSKSHVSTMSNSDFASSERSVTLKDADDVKIEFVDTDGNVIVLKESTPLLPGEVIDASAMSKKALVDFLENEIEDAKEKGVLFSLHMKATMMKVSDPIIFGHAVRVYFKDVFEKHGETLKELGVDPNNGFGDLEAKIKELPEDKQAEIKADIQKCYENGPDLAMVNSHKGITNLHVPSDVIIDASMPAMIRTSGQMWNKNDETQDTKAVIPDSSYAGIYQEVIDFCKEHGAFDPTTMGSVSNVGLMAKKAEEYGSHDKTFEIPGSGSVRVVNKSGETVLEHAVGEGDIWRMCQTKDDPIKDWVGLAVRRARETGNPAVFWLDENRAHDSQLIKKVNEYLPEHNTDGLEIHIMSPVKAMRFSLERIKDGKDTISVTGNVLRDYLTDLFPILEVGTSAKMLSIVPLMNGGGLFETGAGGSAPKHIQQFLDEGHLRWDSLGEFLALAVSLDHLGKTFDNERAKILGETLDTATSKYLQNDKSPSRKVNEHDNRGSHFYLAMYWAEALAKQSKDAELAERFKIVAQKLKDSEAKINEELIAAQGSPENIEGYYWPNRELVFKRMRPSQTLNAIIETV